In Equus przewalskii isolate Varuska chromosome 6, EquPr2, whole genome shotgun sequence, one DNA window encodes the following:
- the C2CD4C gene encoding C2 calcium-dependent domain-containing protein 4C produces MSDCAAPPCGRGPGLGAQTLSVRGTRPAPATTRTDPSWPPACAPMKKTNMWFLERLRGSGEDGLAGAEGGDRASRGPLYSNVLTPDKIPDFFIPPKLPAGPAEPEAQAEPGPAAAEQSPAAPAPRRAPRSPRLPARLAAESRSLLKAATRHVIQVESAEDWPAEEAATNADPQAQGAMSLPSVPKAQTSYGFATLAESPHTRRKESLFHSEHGALAQVGSPGAARRRGGAKADGGDGGAREAGGALMSPSRCLSGGESDTGSSAESSPFGSPLLSRSVSLLKGFAQDSQAKVSQLTHSVGRHGSLSADDSTPDTSPGARRRPTRRAAAEPSPEPSPAPRAEHTVRMGLRGSVRLLAEYEAAQARLRVRLLAAEGLYDGLGDARGIHCCVGLCLVPGKLQRQRSTIVKNSRHPVFNEDFFFDGLGPASVRKLALRIKVVNKGSSLKRDTLLGEKELPLTALLPFL; encoded by the exons ATGAGCGACTGCGCGGCGCCGCCGTGTGGACGCGGCCCCGGCCTCGGCGCCCAGACCCTGAGTGTCCGCGGGACGCGCCCAGCTCCGGCCACCACCCGGACAG ACCCCTCCTGGCCTCCCGCCTGCGCCCcgatgaagaaaaccaacatgtGGTTCTTGGAGCGGCTCCGGGGATCCGGGGAAGACGGCCTGGCGGGGGCCGAGGGGGGCGACAGGGCCTCCCGGGGGCCCCTGTACAGCAACGTGCTCACGCCCGACAAGATCCCCGACTTCTTCATCCCCCCGAAGCTGCCCGCCGGCCCCGCGGAGCCCGAGGCGCAGGCTGAGCCGGGCCCGGCGGCCGCGGAGCAGAGTCCGgccgcgcccgcgccccgccgcgcCCCCCGGAGCCCGCGGCTGCCCGCGCGCCTGGCGGCCGAGAGCCGGAGCCTGCTCAAGGCGGCCACGCGGCACGTGATCCAGGTGGAGAGCGCCGAGGACTGGCCGGCGGAGGAGGCCGCCACCAACGCCGACCCCCAGGCCCAGGGCGCCATGTCCCTGCCCTCGGTGCCCAAGGCACAGACGTCCTACGGCTTCGCCACGCTGGCCGAGAGCCCCCACACGCGGCGCAAGGAGTCTCTGTTCCACAGCGAGCACGGGGCGCTGGCCCAGGTGGGCTCCCCGGGCGCTGCGCGCCGTCGGGGGGGCGCCAAGGCCGACGGGGGCGACGGGGGCGCTCGGGAGGCCGGGGGGGCCCTCATGAGCCCCAGCCGCTGCCTCAGCGGAGGGGAGAGCGACACGGGGTCCTCGGCAGAGTCCTCCCCCTTCGGGTCGCCCCTGCTCTCGCGCTCCGTGTCGCTGCTCAAAGGTTTCGCCCAGGACAGCCAGGCCAAGGTGAGCCAGCTCACGCACTCGGTGGGCCGCCACGGCTCCCTGTCGGCCGACGACAGCACGCCGGACACCAGCCCCGGGGCCCGGCGTCGGCCGACCCGCAGGGCCGCCGCGGAGCCCAGCCCCGAGCCCAGCCCGGCGCCGCGCGCGGAGCACACGGTGCGGATGGGGCTGCGGGGCAGCGTGCGGCTGCTGGCGGAGTACGAGGCGGCCCAGGCCCGGCTGCGGGTGCGGCTGCTGGCGGCCGAGGGCCTCTACGACGGGCTGGGCGACGCGCGCGGCATCCACTGCTGCGTGGGCCTGTGCCTGGTGCCCGGGAAGCTGCAGCGGCAGCGCAGCACCATCGTCAAGAACAGCCGGCACCCCGTCTTCAACGAGGACTTCTTCTTCGACGGCCTGGGGCCCGCCAGCGTGCGCAAGCTGGCCCTGAGGATCAAGGTGGTCAACAAGGGCAGCAGCCTCAAGCGAGACACCCTGCTGGGGGAGAAGGAGCTGCCCCTGACGGCGCTGCTCCCCTTCTTGTGa